The following proteins come from a genomic window of Triticum aestivum cultivar Chinese Spring chromosome 6A, IWGSC CS RefSeq v2.1, whole genome shotgun sequence:
- the LOC123129712 gene encoding G-type lectin S-receptor-like serine/threonine-protein kinase At1g34300 gives MSGLDAAMIVILVAAIFGCGVALVCAYRGARWCLNRIAKSLAVVPEHVMRNATVERFVLDMAKEKPIRFTAEQLTGITRNYSMRLGTVGFGTVYRGALPNGLAVAVKVLHPGLDTKTSEEQFMAEMGTIGRTHHINLVRLYGFCFDANATRALVYEFMPNGSLDDYLSSARRAGAEVSMTTVAAIATGVARGLRYLHEECQHKIVHYDIKPGNVLLDATLTPKVADFGLARFVSRADTHVSLSGGRGTPGYAAPEVWTELRITEKCDVYSFGMLLLKIVGRGSSFHCEDDAASGSESSQPWFPMVAWTRYEASDLMELVLPTDVDDTRSSSREVVERMCKVAFWCVQQRPAARPSMSAVVKMLEGEMEIAPPPNPFQYLVANLWINVVSSDVASSQQSCLSSHKK, from the coding sequence ATGAGCGGGTTGGACGCCGCCATGATCGTGATCTTGGTCGCGGCGATCTTCGGATGCGGCGTGGCGCTCGTATGCGCCTACAGAGGCGCCAGGTGGTGTCTCAACCGTATCGCCAAGAGCTTGGCGGTGGTGCCGGAACACGTGATGAGGAACGCCACGGTCGAGCGCTTCGTGCTGGACATGGCCAAGGAGAAGCCCATCCGGTTCACGGCGGAGCAGCTCACCGGAATCACGCGCAACTACTCCATGCGCCTTGGGACCGTCGGCTTCGGCACCGTCTACCGAGGCGCGCTCCCCAACGGCCTCGCCGTGGCCGTCAAGGTGCTCCACCCTGGCCTCGACACCAAGACGTCCGAGGAGCAGTTCATGGCGGAGATGGGCACCATCGGCAGGACGCACCACATCAACCTCGTCAGGCTCTACGGCTTCTGCTTCGACGCCAACGCCACACGTGCGCTCGTCTACGAGTTCATGCCGAACGGCTCGCTCGACGACTACCTGTCCTCCGCCCGCAGGGCCGGCGCTGAGGTGAGCATGACCACGGTGGCTGCCATCGCCACCGGCGTCGCCAGAGGCCTCAGGTACCTCCACGAGGAGTGTCAGCACAAGATCGTGCACTACGACATCAAGCCCGGCAACGTCCTCCTCGACGCCACCCTCACGCCCAAGGTGGCCGACTTTGGCCTCGCGCGCTTCGTCAGCCGCGCCGACACGCACGTCTCCCTGTCCGGCGGGCGCGGCACCCCCGGGTACGCCGCACCGGAGGTGTGGACGGAGCTACGCATCACGGAGAAGTGCGATGTATACAGCTTCGGCATGCTCCTCCTCAAGATCGTCGGCCGCGGTAGCAGCTTCCACTGCGAGGACGATGCCGCGTCGGGCTCGGAGAGCAGCCAGCCGTGGTTTCCCATGGTCGCATGGACCAGGTACGAGGCCAGCGATCTAATGGAGCTCGTGTTGCCAACAGACGTGGATGACACGCGTAGCAGTAGCAGAGAGGTGGTGGAGAGGATGTGCAAGGTGGCGTTCTGGTGCGTGCAGcagcggccggcggcgaggccgtCGATGAGCGCGGTGGTGAAGATGCTGGAGGGGGAGATGGAGATCGCTCCGCCGCCCAACCCATTCCAGTATCTCGTGGCCAACCTGTGGATCAATGTGGTATCGTCGGACGTAGCTAGCAGCCAACAATCATGTCTATCTTCACACAagaaatga